Proteins encoded in a region of the Pseudomonas syringae KCTC 12500 genome:
- a CDS encoding CusA/CzcA family heavy metal efflux RND transporter, whose product MFERLIQFAIEQRIVVMLAVLLMAGLGIASYQKLPIDAVPDITNVQVQINTSAPGFSPLETEQRITFAIETNMAGLPGLQQTRSLSRSGLSQVTVIFEDGTDLFFARQLVNERLQIAKDQLPEGVDAMMGPISTGLGEIFLWTVEAREGALKEDGTPYTPTDLRVIQDWIIKPQLRNVPGVAEINTIGGFARQYQIAPDPKKLAAYKLTLNDLVAALERNNANVGAGYIERGGEQLLIRAPGQLGTVDDIANIVIANVQGTPIRISSVAEVGIGKEMRSGAATENGREVVLGTVFMLIGENSRTVSQAVAAKLAEINRTLPAGVEAVTVYDRTTLVEKAIATVKKNLIEGAILVIVILFLFLGNIRAALITAMVIPLAMLFTFTGMFTNKVSANLMSLGALDFGIIVDGAVVIVENAIRRLAHAQQKHGRMLTRSERFHEVFAAAREARRPLIFGQLIIMVVYLPIFALTGVEGKMFHPMAFTVVIALLGAMILSVTFVPAAIAMFVTGKVKEEEGLVMRTAHQRYAPILSWVLGHRSIAFGMALVLIVLSGFTASRMGSEFIPSLSEGDFALQALRVPGTSLTQSVDMQQRLEKAIIEKVPEVQRVFARTGTAEIAADPMPPNISDSYVMLKPQSEWPDPDKSRETLIADLQKAAASVPGSNYELSQPIQLRFNELVSGVRSDVAVKVFGDDMNVLNQTAAKIAATLQKVPGASEVKVEQTTGLPVLTINIDRDKAARYGLNVADVQDAIAIALGGRQAGTLYEGDRRFDMVVRLSEQLRTDVDGLSSLLIPVPASAGNQQISFIALSQVASLDLVLGPNQISRENGKRVVIVSANVRGRDLGSFVEEAGTTIDNGVQIPAGYWTSWGGQFEQLQSAAKRLQIVVPVALLLVLALLFMMFNNLKDGLLVFTGIPFALTGGVMALWLRDIPLSISAGVGFIALSGVAVLNGLVMIAFIRSLREQGHSLHDAINEGALTRLRPVLMTALVASLGFIPMALATGTGAEVQRPLATVVIGGILSSTALTLLVLPALYQWAHRREDEEVVEALK is encoded by the coding sequence ATGTTTGAACGGTTGATTCAATTCGCGATTGAACAGCGCATCGTCGTGATGCTTGCTGTGCTGCTGATGGCTGGGCTGGGCATCGCCAGTTACCAGAAGCTGCCCATCGATGCGGTCCCCGACATCACCAACGTACAGGTGCAGATCAACACGTCCGCACCCGGCTTCTCGCCGCTGGAAACCGAGCAGCGCATCACCTTCGCTATCGAGACCAACATGGCGGGGCTGCCCGGTTTGCAGCAGACGCGCTCGCTGTCGCGTTCGGGCCTGTCACAGGTCACGGTGATTTTCGAGGACGGCACCGACCTGTTCTTCGCCCGCCAACTGGTAAACGAGCGCCTGCAGATCGCCAAGGACCAGTTGCCGGAAGGCGTCGATGCGATGATGGGGCCGATCTCCACCGGCCTTGGCGAGATCTTCCTGTGGACAGTCGAGGCCCGCGAGGGCGCGCTGAAAGAAGACGGCACGCCGTACACGCCGACCGACCTGCGGGTGATTCAGGACTGGATCATCAAGCCGCAACTGCGCAATGTGCCAGGTGTGGCCGAGATCAACACCATCGGCGGTTTCGCCAGGCAGTACCAGATTGCGCCTGATCCGAAAAAACTGGCCGCCTACAAGCTGACGCTGAACGATCTGGTGGCAGCGCTGGAGCGCAACAACGCCAACGTCGGCGCAGGCTATATAGAACGCGGCGGCGAGCAGTTACTGATTCGCGCACCGGGTCAGTTGGGCACGGTGGACGACATCGCCAACATCGTCATCGCCAATGTGCAGGGCACGCCGATCAGAATCAGCAGCGTGGCCGAGGTCGGTATCGGCAAGGAAATGCGCTCCGGCGCAGCCACCGAAAATGGCCGTGAAGTGGTGCTCGGCACGGTGTTCATGCTGATCGGTGAAAACAGCCGGACCGTCTCGCAGGCGGTGGCCGCCAAACTCGCCGAGATCAACCGCACACTGCCTGCAGGTGTGGAAGCCGTAACGGTTTATGACCGCACCACACTGGTGGAAAAAGCCATCGCAACGGTCAAGAAGAACCTGATCGAAGGCGCGATTCTGGTCATCGTGATTCTGTTTCTGTTCCTCGGCAACATCCGTGCTGCGCTGATCACCGCCATGGTGATTCCGCTGGCCATGCTGTTCACCTTCACCGGCATGTTCACCAACAAGGTCAGCGCCAACCTGATGAGCCTGGGCGCGCTGGACTTCGGCATCATTGTCGATGGCGCGGTGGTGATCGTCGAAAACGCCATTCGCAGGCTGGCGCATGCCCAGCAAAAGCATGGCCGCATGCTGACCCGCAGCGAGCGTTTCCACGAGGTCTTCGCTGCCGCCAGAGAAGCGCGTCGGCCGCTGATCTTTGGTCAGCTGATCATCATGGTCGTGTACCTGCCGATCTTCGCCCTCACCGGTGTGGAAGGCAAAATGTTCCACCCCATGGCCTTCACCGTGGTCATCGCCCTGCTCGGCGCCATGATTCTTTCGGTGACCTTCGTGCCTGCCGCCATCGCCATGTTCGTCACCGGCAAGGTCAAGGAAGAAGAAGGCTTGGTGATGCGCACCGCCCACCAGCGCTACGCGCCGATCCTGAGCTGGGTACTGGGCCATCGCTCGATAGCGTTCGGCATGGCCTTGGTGCTGATCGTGCTGTCCGGCTTCACCGCCAGCCGCATGGGCAGCGAGTTCATCCCCAGCCTGAGCGAAGGCGACTTCGCCCTGCAGGCGCTGCGGGTACCGGGCACCAGCCTGACCCAGTCGGTGGACATGCAGCAGCGTCTGGAAAAAGCCATCATCGAAAAAGTCCCGGAAGTGCAGCGCGTGTTCGCCCGCACCGGCACCGCCGAGATCGCCGCCGACCCGATGCCGCCCAACATCTCCGACAGCTACGTGATGCTCAAACCGCAAAGCGAATGGCCTGACCCGGACAAGTCCCGTGAAACACTGATCGCCGACCTGCAAAAAGCCGCCGCCAGTGTGCCGGGCAGCAACTACGAACTGTCCCAGCCGATCCAGTTGCGCTTCAACGAACTGGTTTCGGGGGTGCGTAGCGATGTGGCAGTAAAGGTCTTCGGCGACGACATGAACGTGCTGAACCAGACCGCAGCAAAAATCGCCGCCACCCTGCAAAAAGTGCCGGGCGCCTCGGAAGTCAAAGTCGAGCAGACCACCGGGCTGCCGGTGCTGACCATCAACATAGACCGCGACAAGGCCGCGCGTTACGGCCTCAACGTGGCCGACGTACAGGACGCCATCGCCATTGCACTGGGCGGTCGTCAGGCGGGCACGCTGTATGAGGGCGACCGCCGCTTCGACATGGTGGTGCGCCTCTCCGAGCAACTGCGAACCGATGTGGACGGGCTCTCCAGCCTGCTCATTCCGGTGCCTGCAAGCGCTGGCAATCAGCAGATCAGCTTCATCGCCCTGTCCCAGGTCGCCAGCCTCGACCTGGTACTCGGGCCGAACCAGATCAGCCGCGAGAACGGCAAACGTGTGGTCATCGTCAGCGCCAACGTGCGCGGTCGGGATCTCGGCTCGTTTGTCGAAGAAGCGGGCACCACCATCGACAACGGCGTGCAGATCCCGGCCGGCTACTGGACCAGTTGGGGCGGGCAATTCGAACAACTGCAATCGGCCGCCAAACGCCTGCAGATCGTCGTGCCGGTGGCGCTGCTGCTGGTACTGGCGCTGCTGTTCATGATGTTCAACAACCTCAAGGACGGCCTGCTGGTCTTCACCGGCATCCCGTTCGCCCTGACCGGCGGCGTCATGGCCCTGTGGCTGCGCGACATTCCCCTGTCGATCTCCGCAGGCGTGGGCTTCATCGCCCTGTCGGGTGTGGCGGTGCTGAACGGCCTGGTGATGATCGCCTTCATCCGCAGCCTGCGCGAACAAGGCCACTCGCTGCACGACGCCATCAACGAAGGCGCCCTCACCCGCCTGCGCCCGGTGCTGATGACTGCACTGGTCGCATCGCTGGGCTTCATCCCCATGGCCCTCGCCACCGGGACTGGCGCCGAAGTGCAGCGACCGCTGGCGACGGTGGTGATTGGCGGAATTCTGTCGTCGACAGCGCTGACGTTGCTGGTGTTGCCGGCGTTGTATCAGTGGGCGCATCGGCGGGAGGATGAGGAGGTGGTTGAGGCGTTGAAATAG
- a CDS encoding type VI secretion system Vgr family protein → MDLTFGTPLSQSGRLLQLTTPLGEHQLQALRMHGVERIGRVPRYTLDVVVQDTEYDPEKLIGQPVSLAILCDDGSPAQRHGLVESVRYLGNDGGLHDWQLVFAPWFSLLEYRLDCRIWQDKNLPAILEAVFSMYEQAKGNYRLDLRREYAPLSYVTQFNESDANFVQRWCEQEGLFWYVEHTADKHCIVFTDTVDTLPALAPQSIRFHTQNATEKQDGITQWSSGSQLLSGKLHWRSVDYLAHGQPRETVMPALQAASAPQALERYEYQGQYGWQKQDRGEWLSRVQIEQRESQARRVQGQSGVRQMEAGRWFELTQHPLYERKAAEERQFLLIEVEMFAESNLPLAEERREVPGSLAALFRSVRPEPSPLTGVADTLGVGSHGFFLNRFEGQLHSVPFRSPSEHFKPNNPGPQTAVVVTPNGHEVFTDTLNRVCVRFHWDRLSQDGELGSCWLRMMQPSSGPDWGSVHVPRAGEEVVITFLDNDIDRPLVMGQVYGGHKPAWHSSGLMAGYKSKEVGGGGFNHWVMDDSTGQVRTQIHSSHGHTQLNLGYLIDQRGNNRGGLRGTGFELRTDAYGALRAQQGLYLSTWKRSGAQGAQIDASEAQQQLKNSEQRVKTLSDTAQQHNALPMQEGLDSLTQLNSDADVTYGSDDGAPSQGPGEQQRNGGDTAWAIRSGGRGKTPGYQQPLLIASSPADIATATPKSTHLHSGKHLTLSTGEDVSIASGKSLLASVAQSISLFAQNAGAKLFVAKGKIELQAQSDAMELTAQQGVKITSTAAGIEIAAQDGILLTSGGGYIRIKDGNIEIHAPGTIDVKGAKKTFSGPAQLNRDHPAWPESSVTQALTFYAGQTNAGSSSAWAGMPYKLRDGVSVVKQGVMDKTGAIDIDHHPTTSAYILELENGMRYDIPVGGQYTGEQSNAEFANSGFHRHGSQTGSAKSRAGTESEFRALYTSLNNPESESET, encoded by the coding sequence ATGGACCTGACCTTTGGCACCCCTCTCAGCCAGAGCGGACGCTTGCTGCAACTCACCACGCCGCTGGGTGAGCATCAGCTCCAGGCCCTGCGCATGCATGGGGTCGAGCGCATCGGGCGCGTGCCCCGCTACACTCTCGACGTGGTGGTGCAGGACACCGAATACGATCCTGAAAAACTCATCGGCCAACCCGTCAGCCTGGCCATCCTCTGCGATGACGGTTCTCCCGCGCAGCGTCATGGCCTGGTCGAGAGCGTGCGCTATCTGGGCAATGACGGCGGCCTGCATGACTGGCAACTGGTCTTCGCGCCCTGGTTCAGCCTGCTCGAGTACCGCCTCGACTGCCGCATCTGGCAGGACAAGAACCTGCCGGCGATCCTTGAAGCCGTTTTCTCGATGTACGAGCAGGCCAAGGGCAATTATCGCCTGGACCTGCGTCGCGAATACGCCCCGCTCTCCTACGTCACCCAGTTCAATGAAAGTGATGCCAACTTCGTGCAGCGCTGGTGCGAACAGGAAGGTCTTTTCTGGTACGTCGAACATACCGCTGACAAGCACTGCATCGTCTTTACCGATACCGTCGATACCCTCCCCGCGTTGGCGCCCCAGAGCATTCGGTTTCACACTCAGAACGCCACCGAGAAACAGGACGGCATTACTCAGTGGAGCAGTGGCTCGCAGTTGCTTAGCGGCAAGCTGCACTGGCGCAGTGTCGATTACCTAGCCCACGGCCAGCCACGCGAAACCGTGATGCCGGCCTTGCAGGCCGCTTCGGCCCCGCAGGCGCTGGAGCGGTACGAGTATCAAGGCCAGTACGGCTGGCAGAAGCAGGACCGCGGCGAATGGCTGAGTCGCGTACAGATCGAGCAGCGTGAATCGCAAGCGCGTCGTGTGCAAGGCCAAAGCGGCGTGCGGCAGATGGAAGCCGGACGCTGGTTTGAGCTGACCCAGCATCCGCTGTACGAACGCAAAGCAGCTGAAGAGCGTCAGTTCCTGCTGATCGAAGTCGAAATGTTCGCCGAGAGCAACCTGCCGCTGGCCGAGGAGCGCCGCGAAGTGCCGGGCAGTCTGGCGGCGCTGTTCAGATCTGTTCGTCCTGAGCCATCACCCCTTACCGGTGTGGCAGATACGCTGGGCGTCGGCAGCCACGGCTTCTTCCTCAACCGCTTCGAAGGCCAGTTGCACAGCGTGCCGTTCCGCAGCCCGTCGGAGCATTTCAAGCCGAATAATCCTGGCCCGCAGACCGCCGTGGTGGTCACACCCAACGGTCATGAGGTGTTTACCGACACTTTGAACCGGGTATGCGTACGCTTTCACTGGGACCGGCTTTCCCAAGACGGCGAGCTGGGTTCCTGCTGGCTGCGCATGATGCAACCGAGCAGCGGCCCGGACTGGGGCAGTGTGCACGTGCCGCGTGCCGGTGAAGAGGTGGTCATCACCTTCCTGGATAACGACATCGACCGGCCACTGGTGATGGGCCAGGTTTACGGTGGTCACAAACCTGCCTGGCACTCCAGCGGCTTGATGGCCGGCTACAAGAGCAAGGAAGTCGGCGGCGGAGGTTTCAACCACTGGGTGATGGACGACTCGACCGGCCAGGTCCGCACCCAGATCCACAGCAGCCACGGGCATACCCAGCTCAACCTCGGTTACCTGATCGACCAGCGCGGCAACAATCGCGGAGGCCTGCGCGGTACCGGGTTTGAATTGCGCACCGATGCCTACGGCGCACTGCGCGCCCAGCAGGGTTTGTACCTCAGCACCTGGAAACGCAGCGGTGCTCAGGGCGCACAGATCGATGCCAGCGAAGCGCAACAGCAACTGAAAAACAGTGAACAACGCGTCAAGACCCTGTCCGATACGGCCCAACAGCACAATGCCCTGCCCATGCAGGAAGGCTTGGACAGCCTGACCCAGCTCAACAGCGACGCCGACGTGACCTACGGCAGTGACGACGGCGCCCCAAGCCAAGGCCCCGGCGAGCAGCAACGCAACGGCGGTGATACCGCCTGGGCAATCCGCAGCGGCGGACGCGGTAAAACGCCGGGTTACCAGCAACCTCTGCTGATCGCCTCCTCCCCTGCCGATATCGCCACCGCCACGCCGAAAAGCACGCACCTGCACAGCGGCAAACACCTGACCCTGAGCACGGGCGAAGACGTCAGCATCGCCAGCGGCAAATCCCTGCTGGCCAGCGTTGCGCAAAGCATCAGCCTGTTCGCGCAGAATGCTGGAGCCAAACTGTTCGTGGCCAAAGGCAAGATCGAGTTGCAGGCGCAAAGTGATGCGATGGAGCTGACCGCGCAGCAAGGGGTGAAAATCACCTCGACCGCTGCCGGAATAGAAATCGCCGCTCAGGACGGCATATTGCTTACCAGCGGTGGTGGCTACATCCGCATCAAGGACGGCAACATCGAGATTCACGCGCCGGGGACGATTGATGTCAAAGGGGCGAAGAAGACGTTTAGCGGGCCAGCACAGCTTAATCGCGACCACCCTGCCTGGCCCGAGTCCTCTGTGACCCAAGCGCTTACCTTTTATGCAGGGCAAACCAACGCCGGAAGTTCCAGTGCATGGGCGGGCATGCCTTACAAATTGCGTGACGGTGTGTCAGTCGTCAAACAAGGCGTCATGGATAAAACCGGGGCAATAGACATTGACCACCACCCCACGACCAGTGCCTACATCCTCGAATTGGAAAACGGCATGCGTTATGACATACCGGTCGGTGGGCAGTACACAGGCGAACAAAGCAACGCCGAGTTCGCCAATAGCGGATTTCATCGTCATGGAAGTCAAACGGGTTCAGCGAAGTCTCGGGCAGGAACCGAGAGCGAGTTCCGCGCCCTGTACACCTCGTTGAACAACCCAGAGTCAGAATCGGAAACGTGA
- a CDS encoding phospholipase D-like domain-containing protein yields the protein MESPLPRLNRITVPIALSHTNSARIVPRWFVEESEFSPIPATYRPLVNGEEAFRAVYEAIAKAEKSVEIICWGFQPSMYFIRDGCHPCIGELLRLKAAAGRKVRILGWEMPFNSAGVAGEGNLPGKGVIRIKSRAMQSSTPDQYDYDRDWFSECAVSDGKAAERVNGTSPVFVSRGFSAKERAEIAYWVRYQALDPNISTRMQLALSASASHHQKSVLVDYELPSAVGFVMGHNSLDEYWDTDQHSALNREEGTKPEPYLGARGQTPRQDISCMLSGPILHDVHQNFAIAWRKETGEDLLACRDCDPSSKRLQFQSGTRLMMQLLRTQAQVGQPKTNRKHKDDVGDYEAPVRDIQSGYMVAANNVTQFIYIENQYFRWPPLADHIKTLAGKYFKAGRKEPLYLFVITNDTKDGVGMGTAKTQEMLASLGRAETIPAITKLRLIKEMKSEAPVRPRPDGPNDRAGQRKLDEWQAEIDRKTKEIEDTKLELEPVTGLKIHVCSLVAPDSPAGQPWMPVYIHSKLMIVDDVYTTHGSANINTRSMMVDSELNICHEHPEFSQPLRRRLWDMHTNKIGAQDEPDMAFKAWEDIITINTDLRPKKRPPHAPLVEFNYTGTSMTDFD from the coding sequence ATGGAATCGCCACTCCCCCGCCTCAACCGCATAACAGTGCCCATCGCACTCTCGCACACCAACAGCGCCAGGATTGTTCCGCGCTGGTTCGTCGAGGAAAGCGAATTCAGCCCGATTCCAGCCACCTACCGACCGCTGGTCAACGGTGAGGAAGCGTTCAGAGCTGTTTATGAGGCCATTGCCAAGGCCGAGAAATCCGTCGAAATCATCTGCTGGGGCTTTCAGCCTTCCATGTATTTCATCCGCGACGGATGCCACCCCTGCATTGGCGAACTGCTCAGGCTCAAGGCCGCCGCAGGCAGGAAGGTGCGCATACTCGGCTGGGAAATGCCTTTCAACTCTGCAGGCGTAGCAGGCGAAGGCAATCTGCCGGGCAAAGGCGTGATCCGGATAAAATCCCGGGCTATGCAAAGCTCGACGCCTGATCAGTATGACTACGACCGCGACTGGTTCTCTGAGTGCGCGGTGTCCGATGGCAAGGCGGCTGAGCGAGTCAACGGCACATCCCCTGTATTCGTCAGCAGGGGGTTCAGTGCGAAAGAGCGGGCAGAGATTGCTTACTGGGTGAGGTATCAAGCGCTTGATCCCAACATCAGCACTCGCATGCAGCTTGCCCTGAGCGCCAGCGCCTCGCACCACCAGAAAAGCGTGCTGGTCGACTATGAACTGCCCAGCGCGGTCGGCTTTGTCATGGGCCACAACTCGCTGGACGAGTATTGGGACACCGATCAACACTCGGCACTGAACCGTGAAGAGGGCACCAAACCAGAACCTTATCTGGGTGCGCGCGGCCAAACGCCACGCCAGGACATCTCGTGCATGCTGTCCGGGCCGATCCTTCACGATGTGCACCAGAACTTCGCCATCGCCTGGCGTAAGGAAACCGGCGAAGACCTGCTCGCCTGCCGTGATTGCGATCCGTCCTCCAAGCGCCTCCAGTTCCAGAGCGGCACCCGGTTGATGATGCAACTGTTGCGCACCCAGGCTCAGGTGGGTCAGCCCAAAACCAACCGCAAGCACAAGGATGATGTGGGCGACTATGAAGCGCCCGTTCGGGATATCCAGAGCGGTTACATGGTGGCTGCCAATAACGTCACCCAGTTCATCTACATCGAGAACCAGTATTTCCGCTGGCCGCCGCTGGCTGACCACATCAAGACCCTGGCGGGGAAGTACTTCAAGGCAGGCCGCAAGGAACCCCTTTATCTTTTTGTCATCACCAATGACACCAAAGACGGGGTCGGCATGGGCACGGCCAAGACCCAGGAAATGCTCGCCAGCCTGGGCCGGGCCGAGACCATTCCGGCCATCACCAAGCTGCGACTGATCAAGGAGATGAAAAGTGAAGCCCCGGTCAGACCCCGGCCAGATGGGCCAAATGACCGTGCCGGGCAGAGAAAGCTGGACGAGTGGCAAGCGGAGATAGACAGGAAAACCAAGGAGATTGAAGACACCAAGCTGGAACTGGAGCCAGTAACAGGCTTGAAGATTCATGTCTGTTCATTGGTCGCACCCGACTCGCCGGCTGGCCAGCCCTGGATGCCGGTCTATATCCACTCCAAACTGATGATCGTCGATGACGTCTACACCACCCACGGCTCGGCCAACATCAACACCCGCAGCATGATGGTCGATAGCGAACTGAATATTTGTCACGAGCATCCTGAGTTTAGCCAGCCGTTGCGGCGGCGATTGTGGGATATGCATACAAACAAGATAGGGGCGCAGGATGAGCCTGATATGGCGTTTAAGGCATGGGAAGACATAATTACGATTAATACAGATCTTAGGCCGAAGAAAAGACCACCCCATGCCCCTCTAGTTGAATTCAATTACACCGGAACATCCATGACGGACTTTGACTGA
- a CDS encoding SEL1-like repeat protein, with product MRLTFLLSSMLLVACSSGNAITLRTKDTPLNQLSEVNAKLAFTCVHEKIPAPSAETDVLFQYARWLQKNNQIPQDEAVDVEIGRLYRIAAENNHYKANVNLQNGAMRGQFKLAGGERLRLSQQLIDADVASGYYMIAIYLQKGAAGLQQDENMSLRYFRKAADEGSAQAQAFVAEKLFPIDIAPDIARQMRRCAAEQGNGKAARALGVDLKNDGHYQAALEMLQLGVSAGDESSASFLDNGFRGPKRDNGLYYLDQQEDLQRAERYRQIGKALGNWSYANPSVPEINEIVPLPPAKLPAWDGKLKWVEEREANIPPPKPSEALIEQLAKTMVLDPKTGKPLPGSPVYSKED from the coding sequence ATGCGCCTAACCTTCTTGCTCTCAAGCATGCTATTGGTTGCCTGCAGCTCCGGCAACGCTATTACTCTACGGACAAAGGACACTCCCTTGAATCAGTTGAGCGAAGTCAACGCCAAACTGGCATTTACCTGCGTACACGAGAAAATACCGGCCCCTTCGGCGGAAACGGACGTGCTGTTCCAATATGCTCGCTGGTTGCAGAAGAACAATCAGATCCCGCAGGACGAAGCGGTCGACGTCGAAATTGGCAGACTGTATCGCATCGCCGCAGAAAACAATCACTATAAGGCCAACGTCAACCTGCAGAACGGTGCCATGCGCGGCCAGTTCAAACTCGCGGGCGGGGAAAGACTGCGCCTTAGCCAGCAGTTAATAGATGCAGACGTGGCTTCGGGATACTACATGATCGCCATCTATCTTCAGAAGGGCGCGGCTGGTCTGCAACAAGATGAAAATATGTCCCTGCGCTACTTCCGCAAGGCAGCAGACGAAGGAAGCGCGCAAGCACAAGCGTTTGTAGCAGAAAAATTATTCCCAATCGACATTGCTCCAGATATCGCTCGGCAAATGCGCCGTTGTGCAGCCGAGCAAGGCAATGGCAAAGCTGCAAGAGCACTGGGTGTTGACCTGAAGAACGACGGTCACTATCAGGCTGCACTTGAGATGCTTCAGCTTGGGGTCTCGGCTGGGGACGAAAGCTCAGCTTCCTTTTTAGACAATGGGTTTCGTGGTCCTAAAAGAGATAATGGGTTGTATTATCTTGACCAGCAGGAGGATCTTCAGCGTGCAGAAAGATACAGGCAAATTGGCAAAGCCCTCGGTAACTGGTCCTACGCCAACCCAAGCGTCCCCGAAATCAACGAAATCGTTCCCCTGCCGCCGGCCAAACTCCCCGCTTGGGATGGCAAGCTGAAATGGGTTGAAGAGCGTGAGGCCAATATCCCGCCGCCCAAGCCTTCCGAAGCGTTGATCGAGCAGTTGGCCAAGACGATGGTGCTCGACCCCAAAACAGGTAAGCCGTTGCCGGGCTCCCCTGTTTATAGCAAGGAAGACTGA
- a CDS encoding SEL1-like repeat protein, with protein MRLTLLLSSVLMVACGTSNAVNLRTKDIPLNQLTDINAKLAFTCVHEKFPASSSETDMLFQYARWLQKNNQIKQDKTVDLEIERLYRIPAENQHYKANVNLQNGGMRGEFKLGGEEHLRLSQQLIDARIATGYYFIAVFLERGSAGLHKDPEMALRYFRKAADEGSAQAQAYVADKLEPIDIAPNIARQTRWCAAEQGNGKAATALGNDQTIDGNYQKALKAYQLGVAAGDETAAFFLESGFDGPASVNRLYFIDQKKDLERVDRYKKIGKLLGDWSYANPSVPEINEIVPLPPAKLPAWDGKLKWVEEREANIPPPKPSEALIEQLAKAMVLDPKTGKPLPGSPVYSKED; from the coding sequence ATGCGTCTGACTCTTTTGCTTTCAAGCGTTCTGATGGTCGCGTGCGGCACTAGCAATGCCGTTAATCTAAGAACAAAGGACATCCCCTTGAATCAGCTGACTGACATTAATGCAAAACTGGCCTTTACCTGCGTACACGAGAAGTTTCCGGCCTCTTCGTCAGAAACCGATATGCTGTTCCAGTATGCTCGCTGGTTACAGAAAAACAACCAGATCAAGCAGGACAAGACAGTTGATCTCGAAATCGAGCGACTGTACCGAATTCCCGCTGAAAACCAGCATTATAAAGCGAACGTCAATCTGCAGAACGGCGGCATGCGTGGCGAATTTAAGTTAGGCGGCGAAGAACATCTAAGATTAAGTCAGCAGTTGATCGACGCGCGCATAGCAACTGGTTATTACTTCATCGCTGTATTTCTTGAGCGGGGATCCGCTGGCTTGCATAAAGATCCGGAAATGGCCTTGCGTTACTTTCGCAAAGCGGCGGATGAGGGAAGTGCCCAGGCCCAAGCTTATGTGGCAGACAAACTAGAACCGATCGATATTGCTCCGAACATTGCACGACAGACGCGCTGGTGTGCTGCTGAACAAGGTAACGGAAAGGCCGCGACAGCATTAGGTAACGATCAAACAATTGATGGAAATTATCAGAAGGCACTTAAAGCTTATCAACTTGGTGTTGCAGCGGGCGATGAAACTGCAGCATTTTTTTTAGAGAGTGGTTTTGATGGTCCTGCATCGGTTAATCGCTTGTACTTCATAGATCAGAAGAAAGATTTGGAGCGTGTAGATCGCTATAAAAAAATTGGTAAGTTGCTAGGTGACTGGTCCTATGCCAACCCAAGCGTCCCCGAAATCAACGAAATCGTCCCCCTGCCCCCAGCCAAACTCCCCGCATGGGATGGCAAGCTGAAATGGGTTGAAGAGCGTGAAGCCAACATCCCGCCGCCCAAGCCTTCCGAAGCGCTGATCGAGCAACTGGCCAAGGCCATGGTGCTTGATCCTAAAACAGGCAAGCCGTTGCCAGGCTCTCCGGTCTACAGCAAGGAAGACTGA